A genomic segment from Nicotiana tabacum cultivar K326 chromosome 9, ASM71507v2, whole genome shotgun sequence encodes:
- the LOC107812568 gene encoding BRAP2 RING ZnF UBP domain-containing protein 1, whose product MFTLQIHTVDFPQPLPTTVATTSSAIHSPNPNNNLSSLSLSELRGIAHLFRHLPSSTTISNPIARTTTVFIVAVPNYLSPDDFLLFCGTHIADFSHVLFLKNDGIEHSYSVLINLVNQLAADGFYCSFNGKRFRPTEAEVCHVYFIQSVEYAESAHIASTPPVGYTELPTCPVCLERLDQDTSGIQSTLCDHSFQCSCVSKWTYLACQVCRLCQQQDERPTCSECGTLKNLCVCLICGFVGCGRYEKRHAIKHWSDVAHHYSLELETQQIWDYVGDKYVHRLNQSKGDGKLVTVNSRCTAADGECTTCGYDEDSSFSGALFTSKVDSIVDEYNNLLASQLEAQRQHYESLLAEAKSGKESSISRVVEKAVFSKMNDMQAKIEMYTEETKSVEERNQVLLKNQQLLQTKCKETEEREKLSLKSKDEKILDLKEQIRDLKVYVEAQRKLSNMGISDGKGGSVLSVESNQSSSNSRRRSKLGRRRN is encoded by the exons ATGTTCACCCTCCAAATCCACACCGTCGACTTTCCACAGCCTCTTCCGACCACCGTCGCCACCACTTCCTCGGCCATACACAGCCCAAACCCTAACAATAACCTCAGCAGCCTAAGCTTATCAGAACTTAGAGGGATCGCCCATCTTTTCCGCCACCTTCCCTCTTCCACCACTATTTCTAACCCAATTGCTCGCACCACCACCGTCTTTATTGTTGCTGTCCCAAATTACCTCTCCCCTGATGATTTCCTCCTCTTTTGTGGGACCCATATTGCTGACTTCTCTCATGTCCTCTTCCTCAA GAATGATGGAATAGAACATAGTTACAGTGTATTGATCAATCTTGTTAATCAATTGGCTGCTGATGGGTTTTACTGTAGCTTCAATGGCAAAAGGTTTAGGCCTACTGAG GCTGAGGTTTGCCATGTTTACTTTATTCAATCAGTGGAATACGCAGAGTCAGCACATATTGCAAGTACACCTCCTGTTGGTTATACTGAATTGCCAACGTGTCCAGTGTGCCTTG AAAGATTGGACCAAGATACAAGTGGAATACAGAGTACATTATGTGATCATTCATTTCAGTGCTCTTGTGTCTCAAAGTGGACCTATTTGGCATGCCAA GTCTGCCGACTTTGTCAGCAGCAAGATGAGAGACCTACCTGTTCAGAGTGTGGAACGTTGAAGAATCTTTGCGTTTGTCTGATTTGTGGTTTTGTAGGGTGTGGAAG GTATGAGAAAAGGCATGCTATAAAACATTGGAGTGATGTAGCGCATCACTATTCACTTGAATTGGAAACCCAACAAATCTGGGACTATGTAGGCGACAAGTATGTCCACCGCTTGAATCAATCGAAAGGTGATGGAAAGTTGGTTACTGTGAATTCGCGTTGTACAGCAGCTGATGGAGAATGTACAACTTGTGGCTATGATGAGGATTCAAGTTTTAGTGGTGCTCTTTTCACCAGCAAAGTTGATTCG ATTGTTGACGAGTACAACAATCTTCTTGCTAGTCAGCTGGAGGCTCAAAGACAA CATTATGAATCTCTACTAGCGGAGGCAAAAAGTGGAAAGGAGAGTTCAATATCCAGGGTGGTGGAGAAGGCAGTTTTCTCTAAGATGAATGACATGCAAGCTAAGATAGAAATGTATACAGAGGAGACGAAGTCCGTTGAAGAG AGGAATCAAGTGCTTCTGAAAAACCAACAGCTTTTGCAGACCAAGTGTAAAGAAACTGAAGAAAG AGAAAAGTTATCACTCAAGTCGAAGGACGAGAAAATACTGGATCTCAAGGAACAG ATACGCGACTTGAAAGTTTATGTTGAAGCTCAAAGAAAACTTTCAAACATGGGAATTTCAGATGGGAAAGGAGGGTCAGTTCTCTCTGTAGAATCCAACCAATCTTCCAGCAATTCTCGAAGGCGATCAAAGCTAGGTCGAAGAAGGAACTAG